One Agrobacterium vaccinii DNA window includes the following coding sequences:
- the visN gene encoding transcriptional regulator VisN, translating into MKVDVDVRRLIAAPFDRSVKLPRDQLIRNISVAATDGNVTAAIEMLASFAGAAHYLLAREDLLQEAGLNFIITSDWPFDLVRRLGSELTNNQNRVSEMEKCLALLKPRVLFLPDDAVVPHGVDRKYCAMTFCVGRVRFSLLLLFELDNVPVDDRLRETGMLAGYFASSGIVAESRVERDIDLTERELECLFWIAEGKTSDEMATILGISRNTINNYITSVMRKTATKTRSEAIAYAVRNNLV; encoded by the coding sequence TTGAAGGTGGATGTTGATGTTCGCAGGCTCATCGCTGCGCCGTTTGATAGGTCGGTGAAGTTGCCGCGCGATCAACTCATTCGGAACATTTCTGTCGCGGCTACTGACGGCAACGTTACAGCCGCCATCGAAATGCTTGCGTCCTTTGCAGGCGCTGCCCACTATCTGCTGGCGCGCGAAGATCTTTTGCAGGAAGCCGGTCTCAATTTCATCATCACATCCGACTGGCCCTTCGATCTGGTGCGCAGGTTGGGGTCGGAACTGACCAACAACCAGAACCGCGTCAGCGAGATGGAAAAGTGCCTGGCGCTTTTGAAGCCGCGTGTGCTGTTCCTGCCGGACGATGCCGTCGTGCCCCATGGTGTCGACCGCAAATATTGCGCCATGACCTTCTGCGTGGGGCGCGTGCGGTTCTCGCTGCTGCTGCTGTTCGAACTCGACAATGTCCCCGTGGACGATCGCCTGCGTGAGACCGGTATGTTGGCGGGTTACTTCGCCAGTTCCGGCATCGTGGCGGAATCGCGTGTCGAACGGGACATCGACCTGACCGAGCGGGAACTCGAATGCCTGTTCTGGATTGCCGAGGGCAAGACCAGCGACGAAATGGCGACGATCCTCGGCATCTCCCGCAACACCATCAACAACTACATCACCAGCGTCATGCGCAAGACGGCAACCAAGACCCGCTCCGAGGCCATTGCCTATGCGGTTCGAAACAATCTCGTATGA
- the fliF gene encoding flagellar basal-body MS-ring/collar protein FliF produces MNLLNQFPQVLKNFAALGQTRLLVLGGVGVLSMAIILAAALYVNKPAYETLYVGLETMDLNKISVALAESNVDFQVGTDGTSLQVPVGMTSKARLLLAERGLPDSANAGYELFDNVGSLGLTSFMQEVTRVRALEGEIGRSIQQIDGVAAARVHIVMPDVGNFRRGEQKPTASVMIRASATAGRKAASSIRHLVASAVPGLEVDDVTLLDSTGQLLASGDDVGNGALNRSLTLSQNVQQELETKIDKALAPFLGMDNFRSTVTAELNTDSQQIQETVFDPESRVERSVRTTKEDQKSQETTPDTAATVEQNVPQAAPQGGGSGPKSSDESAKKEEQTNYEINSKTTATVRNGYTVDKISIAVVVNKGRLAKMIGDNADQAKVDAYLAEMQKIVASAAGISTNRGDVVTITAMDFLETQLLDQAVAGPGFMEVMSRNSAGIINSLAFVAVAFLVVWLGVRPMVRSFSGGSAATAELGQETAGLELPDFSPGLGGASAGGGLMDGFGADFGFDSTDDLLSGDNGDGDFNRRVREGPERRLSRMVEISEERAAKILRKWAIEKAA; encoded by the coding sequence ATGAATCTGTTAAATCAATTCCCACAGGTTTTAAAAAACTTCGCGGCCCTTGGGCAGACGCGGCTTTTGGTGCTTGGTGGCGTGGGTGTTCTGTCCATGGCGATCATTCTTGCCGCTGCGCTCTACGTGAACAAACCTGCTTACGAAACACTCTACGTCGGTCTGGAAACGATGGATCTGAACAAGATCAGCGTTGCTCTTGCCGAATCGAATGTCGATTTCCAGGTCGGTACAGACGGAACGAGCCTTCAGGTTCCCGTTGGCATGACAAGCAAGGCCCGCCTTTTGCTGGCCGAACGCGGTTTGCCCGATAGCGCCAATGCCGGTTACGAGCTGTTCGACAATGTCGGTTCGCTCGGCCTGACATCCTTCATGCAGGAAGTGACCCGCGTTCGCGCACTGGAAGGCGAAATTGGGCGGTCCATCCAGCAGATCGATGGCGTTGCCGCAGCCCGCGTGCACATCGTCATGCCCGACGTCGGCAATTTCCGCCGCGGCGAGCAAAAGCCGACCGCCTCCGTCATGATCCGTGCCAGTGCCACAGCCGGCCGCAAGGCCGCTTCTTCCATTCGCCACCTTGTCGCCTCGGCTGTTCCCGGCCTTGAAGTCGATGACGTGACGCTGCTGGATTCCACCGGCCAGCTTCTGGCATCCGGCGACGATGTCGGCAACGGCGCTCTCAACCGCTCGCTCACCCTGTCACAGAACGTCCAGCAGGAACTCGAAACCAAGATCGACAAGGCGCTTGCGCCATTCCTCGGCATGGACAACTTCCGCTCCACCGTCACAGCGGAACTGAACACCGACAGCCAGCAGATTCAGGAAACCGTGTTCGACCCCGAATCACGGGTCGAACGTTCTGTGCGCACCACCAAGGAAGACCAGAAATCGCAGGAAACGACGCCCGATACGGCCGCGACCGTGGAACAGAACGTTCCGCAGGCAGCGCCGCAGGGTGGCGGCAGCGGTCCGAAATCTTCTGACGAATCGGCCAAGAAGGAAGAACAGACCAACTACGAAATCAACTCCAAGACCACGGCCACTGTTCGTAACGGCTACACGGTCGACAAGATTTCGATTGCGGTCGTCGTCAACAAGGGCCGCCTCGCCAAGATGATCGGCGACAACGCCGACCAGGCCAAGGTCGATGCCTATCTGGCAGAAATGCAGAAGATCGTTGCTTCGGCAGCCGGTATCTCCACCAATCGCGGCGACGTGGTAACGATCACCGCCATGGACTTCCTCGAAACGCAGCTGCTCGATCAGGCGGTTGCCGGTCCGGGCTTCATGGAAGTGATGAGCCGCAACTCCGCAGGCATCATCAACTCGCTCGCCTTCGTTGCCGTCGCCTTCCTGGTGGTCTGGCTGGGTGTGCGTCCGATGGTTCGCTCCTTCTCCGGCGGCTCGGCAGCAACCGCAGAGCTTGGTCAGGAAACAGCAGGGCTCGAACTGCCGGACTTCTCCCCAGGCCTGGGTGGCGCAAGCGCCGGTGGCGGTCTCATGGATGGTTTCGGTGCCGACTTCGGCTTCGACAGCACCGACGATCTTCTCTCCGGCGACAATGGCGATGGCGATTTCAATCGCCGGGTTCGCGAAGGACCGGAACGTCGTCTGTCGCGCATGGTGGAAATCAGCGAAGAGCGCGCCGCCAAAATCCTGCGCAAATGGGCAATCGAAAAAGCAGCATAA
- the visR gene encoding transcriptional regulator VisR, whose translation MGYYKDSEVASTDPVVPARATTAASRSDLFPRLVAIQRILGAKNFVVVRAVASGFPNKRKLFCELENWGINASDQSTRLVLAMGERLLEHLERSLLPVTWKSENGSGFADVPDVAALMVRLANDDLSYAGLALPVRLGTIGNGYVVFCGGNLLLDNEIVLEQHIKCTEIMVDLLALDERRVTPAESLSEREVACLQLAGDGRISEEIAVKLGLSVHTVNAYLGSATIKLDSVNRIQAIAKAIRMGYIH comes from the coding sequence ATGGGCTACTATAAGGATTCCGAGGTCGCCAGCACAGACCCTGTGGTGCCTGCGCGCGCCACGACAGCGGCCAGCCGCTCCGATCTGTTTCCGCGCCTTGTGGCGATACAGCGCATTCTGGGCGCCAAGAATTTTGTCGTGGTCAGGGCCGTCGCGTCTGGCTTTCCCAACAAGCGTAAGCTGTTCTGCGAGCTGGAAAACTGGGGCATCAATGCCAGCGATCAAAGCACGCGGCTGGTGTTGGCCATGGGCGAGCGTCTGCTCGAACATCTTGAACGTTCGCTTCTGCCCGTCACATGGAAGAGCGAAAACGGCTCGGGCTTTGCCGACGTCCCCGACGTTGCCGCGCTGATGGTTCGGCTTGCCAATGACGATCTGTCCTATGCCGGGCTGGCGCTGCCAGTGCGGCTGGGCACGATCGGCAATGGTTATGTCGTGTTCTGCGGTGGAAACCTGCTGCTGGACAACGAGATCGTTCTGGAGCAGCACATCAAGTGCACGGAAATCATGGTCGATCTTCTGGCGCTCGACGAACGCCGAGTCACGCCTGCCGAATCTCTCAGCGAACGCGAAGTCGCCTGCCTTCAGCTTGCCGGAGATGGCCGCATCAGCGAAGAAATTGCCGTGAAGCTCGGCCTGTCGGTTCACACCGTCAACGCCTATCTCGGCTCCGCGACCATCAAGCTTGATTCGGTCAACCGCATCCAGGCCATCGCCAAAGCGATCCGCATGGGCTACATCCACTGA
- a CDS encoding beta strand repeat-containing protein yields the protein MSVAQISKLSTAVISSWTTDDVEALSTEQIAALSTRQIGAFSSQHVAALETEDLAAMSTKQRVGITATAIVGLTLDQIAVLDKLSIASLSADQVAALTNSQVAALDLDQTEALTPKQIAVMSSSQIAALDYDELATFSSADMAAISASAIAGISSDAVEHLSTDQVAAISANAIPGMGLDTLTSLSDAQLAAISTGAISRLTTDQIGALSADQIGAFTSSQIASLKAVQISALGADYIANLSSSGIAGLSTAAIASLTTAQVTALSTEQLSGLTTKQVAALKSTQIEVIAVENIAAFSAEQITALSTRSITGLTTGQIDKLSTLQAEALSSRQVKVLSSTQIAALGNDHIATFSTADIAAITSATAAGLTTGMVAALTEAQVASISAGTFAKLTTEQIDALSASQLGALTSTQIASFTSTQVAALTADDLKALPSSALVSLSGKAISGLSTDLVSELTPVQIAALSTGAIAKLTTEQIGALTTAQVEALTSAQVKVLSSLQIAAISVDGIKTFSTGDIAAISTKGIAGLSTAAVAALTADKVAAFSSAAIAVFSADQVSALTAAQLEALTTKQMTAIKAAQIKVLTTEDVSKLTLEQIPSLSTGAIAGLSTAQVQAFTPLQIGAFTPQQVKALTSAQLSVLGVNDVAQFSSEDIAAISSRAIQGLSTDALKSLKSFQISALSPSAIAGLTTVQVDALTSEQLGYISSAQAAVFNSEQLGVLGVDDIAALKNAAIGALSTKAISGLSTASIASLTAEQVAALSTNSVANLTTGQIGALTATQVAALSTGQVKALASTQVAALASDRISVLTSNQIGALTTKALAGLNSDQISDLKTTQIAALTASQIASLTSAQIAGLEVEDIAALKIAGIQALSASGASGLSTDIMTNLTSLEIAALSTAAVGGLTSTQLAALSTGQVNALTERQLGALKSTQTVALGTDDIATFDSKDIAALTSRGIAGLSTAVLAALTTSQLVGLSVAAVAGLTTDQIDIMSSTQLNALSLTQIAALTSTQIAVLSPTILSSLSADKIAAMRESAVTNLTDTQLSALTPAQLAGLNTAQIAAFTSTQISAMSSAQVAALTAEQITAISTAGVTGLSSKHIAALSTAQAQAFSNIQIAKLTAEQFEGFGADDLSTFTDKELGAIGSTAITGISPSQLSLLSPDKIALLSETSIPAMTTSQVASLTSGQVAALTPKQVAALAAGQVAVLRTDDIKALTTAQVAALGTSGISGLTTAQLSVLDTDQAKALTKVQIEALSYTQFSAIKAEGIATFSDEEIGSVSTSVLSSLPTATIAALTTTQISYWSTAAVASLTSSQVSALTTGQVASLSTKQIGALSSQQLSAFGTDDFNALSTGAIAAISSAAIAGLSTTTIAGLYTSQIAAISTGAIAGLTGAQLDALSIVQIGSLLTTQISSLTSRQITALGVGGTQSLTANQISAISSAGIAGLSTAQISSLRADQAEALSPTQVAVLSSAQVSALSANSLATFSIRDIMALSSVAVAGLSTAVLAGLSNDAISSLSSAGIGGLSTAQIAALTASQIGALTTMQVSALGSKQVAALGTGGAMALSTAQLAALSSTGIPGLSSAQIDALSTVQVEAFNTTQVGFFTSGQVAGFSAGDLGVFSTAELAALTSTALQGISSATLSGLSADRIAVLGTASVSGLTTEQLASLTSVQLEALTTGQVASLGSKQIAALGTTGAVALTTAQIAALGTAGIAGLSTAQIAALSTIQIEALTSTQVAVLTSLQISAMDTDDLGVFSTADLAALPSSALQGLSTEIIAGLATERVAVLGTASISGLTTAQIAALKTAQLEVLTTGQVAALSSKQVAALGTAGVSVLSTAQIMSLSSGAIAGLSTGQVAVLSTDQVESLTSTQVAALSSTQLSALALDDIDVLSNDDLAAMPAHAIQGLSTAAIAALSTGRIAILSTSGISGLTTGQIAALSPDQVEAFTSDQVAALGSKQMAALGLDDLKTFSTADIAAISAGAIVGISTSMLAALPTETIHALSSLGISGLSTAQVAALTVDQISALSPTQVGAFTSQQVAALETLDIAALSTGQIAAISTAGITGLSSGQVAAFSLEQLHVLTTGQMGALTSTAVSGLTAEELDTLSSAQIAAIGSAAVAGLPTDFIAALSPSELAAMGTAGISGLTSKQVAVLSRDQLDSLTTSQIAAFSADGLSGLTTDGMATFSTADIAAIASSAIRGLSTAIIARLTTDEIKVLTAGQVGSLGYNQIVALSTGQVDALSTTQLNAFNAIQAAALGTEDIALFTTEDIIALSTSAVSGLATSVLAALTTSQSEALTPAQVGALTSSQVAALSKEKLATFSTADIAAFSSSGVKGLSTDTLVSLSSQQIDAILNTHMGALTPEQVSAIISVYMT from the coding sequence GATCGCAGTGCTGGACAAACTCTCCATCGCCAGCCTCAGTGCAGATCAGGTCGCGGCGCTGACGAATTCGCAGGTCGCGGCGCTGGATCTAGACCAGACCGAAGCGCTCACGCCGAAGCAAATCGCGGTCATGAGCTCGAGCCAGATCGCAGCGCTGGACTATGATGAACTGGCGACATTTTCCAGCGCCGACATGGCGGCCATCTCGGCCAGCGCCATTGCGGGTATCAGTTCGGACGCTGTCGAGCATCTATCGACGGATCAGGTCGCAGCCATCAGCGCAAACGCCATTCCTGGAATGGGCCTCGATACCCTCACATCGCTGTCGGATGCACAGTTGGCGGCGATCAGCACCGGTGCGATCTCAAGGTTGACGACAGACCAGATCGGCGCCTTGAGCGCAGACCAGATCGGCGCCTTTACCTCTAGCCAGATCGCATCTCTCAAGGCCGTCCAGATTTCAGCACTCGGCGCCGATTACATCGCCAACCTTTCTTCTTCCGGTATCGCAGGCCTCAGCACGGCAGCGATTGCCAGCCTGACCACGGCCCAGGTCACGGCTCTCTCCACCGAGCAACTGTCAGGCTTGACGACAAAACAGGTCGCGGCGTTGAAGTCGACGCAGATAGAGGTGATCGCTGTCGAGAATATCGCAGCCTTCTCGGCAGAACAGATCACCGCACTCAGCACCAGATCCATCACGGGACTGACAACGGGCCAGATCGATAAATTGTCGACGCTTCAGGCTGAAGCCCTGAGTTCCCGACAGGTGAAAGTGCTGAGCTCGACGCAGATCGCGGCTCTGGGCAACGACCACATTGCGACATTTTCGACGGCGGATATCGCAGCGATTACCAGCGCGACCGCCGCTGGACTGACGACCGGCATGGTTGCAGCGTTGACTGAGGCTCAGGTTGCTTCGATCAGCGCCGGAACATTTGCCAAGTTGACGACCGAACAGATCGATGCTTTGAGTGCCAGCCAGCTTGGCGCGCTGACGTCTACGCAGATTGCATCGTTTACCTCGACGCAGGTCGCAGCCCTGACAGCGGATGACCTCAAGGCTCTGCCGTCGTCTGCCCTCGTCTCACTCTCGGGTAAGGCAATCTCCGGGCTGAGCACTGATCTCGTTTCGGAATTGACGCCTGTTCAGATCGCCGCCCTGTCTACCGGCGCAATCGCCAAGCTGACGACCGAACAGATCGGCGCGCTCACGACGGCGCAGGTCGAGGCGCTGACATCGGCGCAAGTGAAGGTTCTTAGCTCTTTGCAGATCGCCGCGATCAGCGTTGATGGTATAAAAACATTCTCGACCGGCGATATCGCAGCCATCTCCACCAAGGGCATTGCAGGATTGAGCACGGCAGCCGTCGCCGCATTGACGGCTGATAAGGTTGCAGCGTTCAGCTCGGCTGCGATCGCAGTGTTTTCAGCCGACCAGGTCAGCGCGCTCACCGCAGCCCAGCTGGAAGCATTGACGACGAAACAAATGACGGCAATCAAGGCTGCCCAGATCAAGGTATTGACGACTGAGGATGTCAGCAAGCTGACTCTGGAACAGATACCGTCGCTCAGCACCGGCGCCATTGCCGGTCTGTCTACCGCGCAGGTCCAGGCCTTTACACCACTTCAAATCGGCGCTTTTACACCGCAGCAGGTCAAGGCGCTCACCTCGGCGCAACTGTCGGTCCTGGGCGTCAACGATGTCGCCCAGTTTTCTTCGGAAGATATCGCTGCCATCAGCTCCAGGGCCATCCAGGGTCTGAGCACCGACGCTTTAAAGTCTCTAAAATCCTTTCAGATTTCTGCTCTCAGCCCGTCGGCCATAGCGGGCCTGACGACAGTTCAGGTCGACGCACTGACTAGCGAACAGCTTGGCTATATTTCGTCCGCTCAGGCCGCTGTTTTCAATTCTGAACAGCTTGGAGTGCTGGGTGTCGATGACATCGCAGCGTTGAAGAATGCAGCTATCGGCGCGTTGAGCACGAAGGCGATTTCGGGTCTTTCGACGGCGTCCATCGCGTCCTTGACAGCAGAGCAGGTGGCGGCCCTGAGCACCAATTCTGTCGCCAATCTGACCACGGGTCAGATCGGGGCGCTAACCGCAACGCAGGTTGCGGCCCTTTCGACAGGGCAAGTGAAGGCACTTGCCTCCACACAGGTGGCAGCCCTTGCGTCTGACAGGATCAGCGTTCTCACATCCAACCAGATTGGCGCGTTGACGACAAAAGCTTTGGCCGGTCTCAATTCAGACCAGATATCCGACCTCAAAACAACACAGATTGCTGCGTTGACGGCTTCGCAGATTGCCTCGCTGACATCCGCCCAAATCGCCGGTTTGGAAGTCGAAGACATTGCGGCATTGAAAATCGCCGGGATTCAGGCCTTGAGCGCTTCGGGCGCTTCAGGCTTATCGACGGATATCATGACGAACCTCACCTCGCTTGAGATCGCAGCTTTGAGCACCGCCGCGGTTGGCGGTCTGACATCCACGCAGCTTGCCGCGCTTTCGACAGGACAGGTCAATGCCCTGACGGAACGGCAACTCGGGGCTCTCAAGTCAACCCAGACGGTGGCACTGGGAACCGACGATATCGCGACCTTTGACTCAAAGGATATTGCGGCACTGACCAGCCGGGGTATCGCTGGTCTTAGCACCGCAGTCCTGGCCGCTCTGACCACGTCGCAATTGGTGGGTCTGTCGGTGGCCGCAGTTGCAGGACTGACGACGGACCAGATAGATATCATGAGCTCGACACAGCTCAACGCTCTCTCACTGACGCAGATCGCGGCCCTGACATCGACGCAGATTGCCGTGCTCAGCCCGACAATTCTGTCCTCTCTGTCTGCCGACAAGATTGCCGCAATGCGCGAGAGCGCCGTGACCAATTTGACCGACACCCAGCTGTCGGCACTGACACCCGCCCAACTTGCTGGCCTCAACACTGCACAGATCGCCGCCTTTACCTCCACCCAGATATCAGCGATGAGCAGCGCGCAGGTTGCGGCGCTGACCGCAGAGCAAATCACAGCCATCAGCACGGCGGGTGTGACCGGCCTTTCCAGCAAACATATCGCTGCCCTGTCCACAGCGCAGGCGCAGGCCTTTTCCAACATCCAAATTGCCAAGCTGACGGCTGAGCAGTTCGAAGGATTTGGGGCTGACGATCTCTCGACCTTCACGGACAAGGAACTCGGAGCCATTGGCTCCACAGCGATTACAGGCATTTCGCCCTCGCAACTGTCATTGCTCTCCCCCGACAAGATCGCACTGCTGAGCGAAACGAGTATCCCTGCCATGACGACGTCGCAGGTCGCGTCGTTGACGTCGGGTCAGGTCGCGGCCTTAACGCCCAAGCAGGTCGCCGCGCTGGCCGCGGGGCAGGTTGCGGTGCTTCGCACGGATGACATCAAGGCATTGACGACAGCACAGGTGGCCGCGCTGGGTACGAGCGGAATTTCCGGTTTGACGACGGCGCAGCTTTCGGTGCTGGACACCGATCAAGCCAAAGCGCTGACGAAGGTGCAGATTGAAGCGTTGAGCTATACGCAGTTTTCCGCCATCAAGGCTGAGGGCATCGCCACGTTCTCCGATGAGGAAATTGGCTCTGTTAGCACCAGCGTGCTGAGTTCATTGCCGACGGCGACGATTGCCGCTTTGACAACGACCCAGATTTCTTATTGGAGCACTGCGGCCGTTGCCAGCTTGACCAGCAGTCAAGTGAGTGCATTGACGACCGGTCAGGTGGCCTCTCTATCGACAAAACAGATAGGGGCTTTGAGTTCGCAACAGCTATCGGCTTTCGGAACGGATGATTTCAACGCGTTGTCTACCGGAGCCATCGCGGCCATCAGTTCGGCGGCCATTGCCGGTCTGTCCACCACGACGATCGCCGGTCTATATACTTCGCAGATCGCTGCCATCAGCACCGGAGCCATCGCTGGCCTGACGGGCGCTCAGCTGGATGCGTTGAGCATCGTTCAAATCGGTAGTCTCTTAACGACACAGATCTCGAGCTTGACGTCGAGACAGATAACGGCGCTGGGCGTCGGTGGCACCCAGTCGCTGACAGCAAATCAGATTTCAGCCATCAGCTCCGCCGGTATCGCCGGGCTTTCGACCGCCCAGATCAGTTCCTTGAGAGCAGATCAGGCGGAAGCTCTGAGTCCCACACAGGTTGCCGTGCTCAGCTCCGCACAGGTCAGTGCCCTCAGTGCTAACAGTTTGGCGACGTTCTCCATCAGAGACATCATGGCACTGTCCAGCGTTGCAGTTGCCGGTCTCTCGACCGCAGTTCTGGCCGGGTTGTCGAATGACGCCATTTCCAGCTTGTCGAGTGCAGGCATAGGCGGACTTTCAACAGCCCAGATCGCCGCACTGACGGCGTCACAGATCGGTGCATTGACGACGATGCAGGTCTCGGCGCTCGGCTCAAAGCAGGTTGCCGCCCTGGGCACCGGTGGCGCCATGGCGCTGTCCACCGCGCAGCTCGCCGCGTTGAGCAGCACGGGCATTCCCGGTCTTTCATCGGCGCAGATCGACGCACTGTCCACCGTTCAGGTCGAAGCGTTCAATACCACGCAGGTTGGATTTTTCACGTCCGGGCAGGTTGCCGGATTTAGTGCTGGTGATCTCGGTGTCTTTTCGACGGCGGAGCTGGCGGCGCTGACATCCACGGCCCTTCAGGGCATCTCCTCGGCCACGCTCTCGGGGCTTTCGGCAGATCGCATTGCGGTACTGGGAACCGCAAGCGTCTCCGGGCTGACGACGGAGCAGCTTGCATCCCTGACATCGGTTCAGCTGGAAGCGCTGACCACCGGTCAGGTCGCTTCGCTCGGGTCCAAGCAGATTGCGGCGCTAGGAACGACCGGAGCCGTCGCCCTGACCACAGCCCAGATTGCCGCTTTGGGTACCGCTGGCATCGCGGGGCTTTCGACAGCCCAGATTGCCGCTTTGTCCACCATCCAGATAGAAGCACTGACGTCCACGCAGGTTGCTGTGCTGACCTCGCTTCAGATCAGCGCGATGGACACCGATGATCTCGGTGTCTTTTCGACTGCCGATCTTGCAGCCTTGCCATCGAGCGCGCTTCAGGGGCTTTCGACGGAGATCATTGCAGGTCTTGCTACAGAGCGGGTTGCCGTCCTCGGCACGGCCAGCATTTCCGGTCTGACGACGGCGCAGATCGCAGCTTTGAAAACGGCGCAGCTTGAGGTTTTGACCACCGGCCAGGTTGCCGCACTTAGCTCCAAGCAGGTTGCTGCACTGGGAACGGCAGGCGTTTCTGTCCTGTCCACCGCGCAGATCATGTCCCTCAGTTCTGGGGCGATTGCCGGATTGTCCACGGGGCAGGTCGCGGTTCTCTCTACCGATCAGGTCGAATCCCTGACCTCGACGCAGGTGGCAGCGCTGAGTTCAACGCAGCTTTCGGCTCTGGCGCTCGATGATATCGATGTTCTCTCCAACGATGATCTTGCGGCCATGCCAGCGCATGCGATTCAGGGGCTCTCGACCGCCGCCATCGCCGCGCTGTCCACCGGCAGGATCGCGATTTTGAGTACGTCCGGCATCTCCGGGCTGACAACCGGCCAGATTGCGGCGCTCAGCCCGGATCAGGTGGAGGCCTTCACTAGCGATCAGGTGGCAGCACTCGGCTCCAAGCAGATGGCCGCACTCGGTCTCGATGACCTCAAGACATTCTCGACGGCGGATATCGCCGCCATCAGCGCGGGCGCCATCGTCGGTATTTCGACATCCATGCTGGCCGCGCTGCCGACGGAAACGATCCACGCTCTGAGTTCGCTCGGCATATCCGGTCTTTCGACGGCGCAGGTTGCTGCATTGACGGTCGATCAGATCAGTGCCCTTTCGCCCACGCAGGTGGGAGCCTTTACCTCACAACAGGTCGCAGCACTTGAAACACTGGATATCGCAGCCCTTTCCACGGGCCAGATCGCGGCGATCAGCACCGCTGGTATCACCGGACTTTCGAGCGGCCAGGTCGCAGCATTCAGCCTTGAGCAATTGCATGTGCTGACGACCGGGCAGATGGGTGCGCTAACCTCCACAGCGGTCTCCGGCCTGACGGCTGAGGAACTGGACACCCTGTCTTCCGCCCAGATTGCCGCGATTGGCAGCGCCGCCGTTGCGGGCTTGCCGACAGACTTTATCGCAGCATTGTCCCCGAGCGAGCTTGCGGCCATGGGCACAGCCGGTATTTCCGGCCTGACCAGCAAGCAGGTTGCCGTTCTCAGCCGGGATCAGCTCGACAGTTTGACGACCAGCCAGATCGCGGCGTTCAGCGCCGATGGCCTGTCCGGCCTGACGACTGATGGCATGGCGACCTTCTCCACCGCAGATATAGCCGCCATCGCATCCTCCGCCATCCGTGGGCTTTCGACCGCCATCATCGCACGGTTGACGACAGACGAGATCAAGGTGCTGACAGCCGGTCAGGTCGGGTCGCTGGGCTATAACCAGATCGTGGCGCTGAGCACCGGTCAGGTGGATGCCCTGTCCACGACGCAGCTCAATGCGTTCAACGCCATTCAGGCAGCGGCGCTGGGCACCGAAGACATCGCCCTGTTCACCACCGAAGACATCATAGCGCTCAGCACCAGCGCGGTCTCCGGCCTTGCGACGAGCGTTCTTGCGGCGCTGACGACAAGCCAGAGCGAGGCGCTGACACCGGCGCAGGTGGGGGCATTGACCTCATCGCAGGTCGCGGCTCTGTCGAAAGAAAAACTCGCGACGTTCTCGACAGCCGATATCGCCGCCTTCAGCTCGTCCGGTGTCAAGGGACTGTCCACCGATACGCTGGTCAGTCTCTCCAGCCAGCAGATCGATGCAATCCTGAACACCCATATGGGCGCGCTGACGCCGGAGCAGGTTTCGGCAATCATCTCCGTCTACATGACGTGA